One part of the Bacillus sp. FJAT-45350 genome encodes these proteins:
- a CDS encoding DUF2935 domain-containing protein, with translation MQNFTEAALFEHRFWLQILGDHARFIRDTLSPLEEEKIQEALAFIEVFDQILQYSQQSLTNQQLKGLTQQAYEQAKEIRHYKLTIIEEHLVGNITIELPPTFLNHMVNEVDEYLRILPFLLEEKHPPICHSLHHHLVWLLDAAGHADAITGSLDLVEKKLSKRSEYYTETFEHFYIKAVEMAGYLRANVHKFPALNRFNEQVELEISLFKAFLDEMEELEMTDRVLSTLSPLMADHMAREECYYLTKLAESSDLSQPDCDPTSPRSEY, from the coding sequence TTGCAAAACTTCACAGAAGCCGCACTTTTTGAACACCGTTTTTGGTTACAAATTCTAGGAGACCATGCAAGATTTATACGGGACACATTATCACCACTTGAAGAGGAAAAAATCCAAGAGGCACTAGCATTTATTGAAGTTTTTGACCAGATACTCCAATATTCACAACAGTCATTAACTAATCAACAATTGAAAGGTTTAACACAACAAGCATACGAACAAGCAAAAGAAATTAGACATTACAAACTCACTATAATAGAAGAACATTTAGTAGGAAATATAACGATTGAATTACCACCAACATTTTTAAATCATATGGTAAACGAAGTAGATGAGTACTTACGTATTTTACCTTTTTTATTGGAAGAGAAGCATCCACCAATTTGCCACTCCCTCCACCATCACTTAGTCTGGCTTCTAGATGCAGCTGGTCATGCAGATGCGATTACCGGCTCATTAGATTTAGTAGAAAAGAAGTTAAGCAAAAGAAGTGAATACTATACAGAAACATTTGAACACTTTTATATCAAAGCGGTAGAAATGGCGGGATACTTACGCGCAAACGTTCATAAATTTCCTGCTCTTAACCGTTTTAATGAGCAAGTTGAGCTTGAGATAAGTTTATTTAAAGCATTTCTAGATGAAATGGAAGAGTTAGAAATGACTGATAGAGTTCTCAGTACTTTATCACCATTAATGGCTGATCATATGGCACGTGAAGAATGCTATTACCTTACAAAGCTTGCAGAATCATCAGACCTATCTCAACCGGACTGTGATCCAACTTCTCCTAGATCTGAATATTAG
- a CDS encoding DUF3907 family protein yields MGNSLVENQLSQTYDTLETICDKVSTYLDNVTITVMLNEVEDSDKEYFKSLLSSLRRVLVFSEEGKQACEVILNGKTFRKPAAEKTLYWVYHNCVEEFFNPRIDNWYEDSRSAYTGKNAIKFSKSVPESLQTVISHIEGPFQTIREELEYYETDFKTKMMQSK; encoded by the coding sequence GTGGGAAATTCATTAGTTGAAAATCAACTTTCACAAACATATGATACATTAGAAACAATTTGCGATAAAGTAAGTACGTACTTAGACAATGTAACAATAACTGTAATGCTAAATGAGGTAGAAGATAGCGACAAAGAATATTTTAAATCTTTGCTTTCATCTCTTAGACGTGTATTAGTTTTTAGTGAAGAAGGGAAGCAGGCATGTGAAGTTATATTAAATGGTAAGACATTTAGAAAGCCTGCAGCCGAGAAGACTTTATATTGGGTTTATCATAATTGTGTAGAGGAATTTTTTAATCCTCGTATTGATAATTGGTATGAAGATAGTCGTTCAGCCTATACAGGTAAGAACGCTATTAAATTCTCAAAGAGTGTACCTGAATCATTACAAACAGTAATCAGTCATATTGAAGGTCCGTTTCAAACAATACGTGAAGAATTAGAGTATTATGAAACAGACTTTAAAACGAAAATGATGCAATCAAAATAA
- the scpB gene encoding SMC-Scp complex subunit ScpB produces MTLAEMKAIIEGLLFVTGDEGMSIKEITNVLEVEETIAKDALLDLMASYRIKNKGLRIVEVAGSFKMTTKPEHASYFQKLAQSPTHNTLSQAALETLAIIAYKQPITRVDIEEVRGVKAEKAIQTLASKYLIKEVGRLDGVGRAILYGTTKEFLDYFGLNTIEELPPLPEMIDEDSVEDEADLFFRKFEESLEPQTM; encoded by the coding sequence TTGACATTAGCAGAAATGAAGGCCATCATCGAGGGACTTTTATTTGTCACTGGTGATGAAGGAATGAGTATTAAAGAAATTACAAATGTTCTTGAGGTTGAGGAAACAATTGCAAAGGATGCTTTACTTGATTTGATGGCTTCTTATAGAATTAAAAATAAAGGATTGCGTATAGTTGAAGTGGCTGGGAGTTTTAAAATGACAACTAAGCCAGAACATGCTTCTTATTTTCAAAAGCTGGCACAATCGCCAACACATAATACGTTATCTCAAGCGGCACTTGAAACATTAGCGATTATTGCGTACAAGCAACCTATCACACGTGTCGATATAGAGGAAGTGCGTGGTGTGAAGGCAGAGAAGGCGATTCAAACATTAGCGTCTAAATATTTAATTAAGGAAGTTGGAAGATTAGATGGTGTTGGTCGTGCGATCTTATATGGGACAACGAAAGAATTCCTCGACTATTTTGGATTAAATACAATTGAGGAACTTCCTCCTTTACCAGAAATGATTGACGAGGATTCAGTAGAGGACGAAGCAGATCTCTTTTTTAGAAAATTTGAAGAAAGCCTAGAACCCCAAACAATGTAG
- a CDS encoding segregation/condensation protein A produces MINPYNVKLDAFEGPLDLLLHLINQAKVDIYDIPVARITDQYMHYIHTMQELQLDVASEYLVMAATLIQIKSSMLLPKQQEELLDDYSFDEEEEDPRQELMNRLIEYRKYKEAAKELKEKEQERSLVHMKAPSDLEPYLSEKETNEVSISGVSLYDMVNAYQKMLKRKILNKPLERTIKSQEYSIEERMGEIMEDLRAKPGKQSFSFLFQSRERSHVVVTFLALLELMKTNAIRCEQEGNFSDIMISSYEEGKVH; encoded by the coding sequence ATGATTAATCCATATAACGTCAAGTTAGACGCATTTGAAGGACCATTGGATTTATTGTTACATTTAATAAATCAAGCAAAAGTAGATATATATGATATTCCAGTAGCAAGAATTACTGACCAATACATGCATTATATACATACGATGCAGGAGCTTCAGCTCGATGTTGCTAGTGAATATTTAGTGATGGCAGCAACATTAATTCAAATAAAAAGTTCAATGCTACTCCCAAAGCAACAGGAAGAGTTATTAGACGACTATTCTTTTGACGAAGAGGAAGAAGACCCTCGTCAGGAATTAATGAATAGACTAATCGAATATCGAAAATATAAAGAAGCAGCGAAGGAGTTAAAGGAAAAGGAGCAAGAAAGGTCTCTTGTCCATATGAAAGCTCCCTCGGACTTAGAACCATACCTTTCTGAAAAAGAAACGAATGAAGTGTCAATATCAGGTGTGTCTCTCTATGATATGGTGAATGCTTATCAAAAAATGTTGAAAAGAAAGATTTTGAATAAACCACTTGAAAGAACGATTAAAAGTCAGGAGTATTCAATTGAAGAAAGAATGGGAGAAATAATGGAAGATTTAAGAGCAAAACCAGGTAAACAAAGCTTTTCCTTCTTATTTCAATCAAGAGAGCGGTCACATGTAGTTGTTACCTTTTTAGCTTTATTAGAATTAATGAAAACGAATGCAATCCGATGCGAACAAGAAGGGAATTTTTCTGACATCATGATAAGCAGCTATGAGGAGGGGAAGGTCCATTGA
- a CDS encoding DUF309 domain-containing protein, giving the protein MYVKAYIDYLVYFNGYRDYFECHEVLEEQWKEDKEHKWVGLIQLAVGLYHFRRDNTVGALRMLKSSKKLILSYEKEISKLLIDTNQLIKELDEVIVRIETSKPYKDITIPLIDVNLFKKCEILCTENGYSWGNPSNLQEEYLIHKHTKRDRTDVISERNKQLEVKRQKKSKTLKKFDN; this is encoded by the coding sequence ATGTACGTCAAGGCTTACATTGATTATTTAGTTTACTTTAACGGATATCGTGATTACTTTGAATGTCATGAGGTGCTTGAAGAACAGTGGAAGGAAGATAAGGAACATAAGTGGGTAGGGCTAATCCAGTTAGCCGTTGGATTATATCACTTTCGTAGAGACAATACTGTCGGTGCGTTACGTATGCTTAAAAGCTCTAAAAAACTTATACTATCCTACGAAAAAGAAATATCAAAACTACTTATAGATACTAATCAACTGATAAAAGAATTAGATGAAGTTATAGTAAGAATAGAAACCTCTAAACCATACAAGGACATCACTATTCCATTGATAGATGTCAATCTATTCAAAAAATGCGAAATTCTTTGTACTGAAAATGGCTATTCATGGGGAAATCCTAGTAATCTTCAAGAAGAATACCTTATTCACAAGCATACAAAAAGAGATAGAACCGATGTAATATCAGAAAGAAACAAACAATTAGAAGTCAAACGGCAGAAAAAAAGTAAGACTCTTAAGAAATTTGATAATTAA
- a CDS encoding GNAT family N-acetyltransferase, with protein sequence MLITYKQSHKKIAMGLISYMPSEKDLKKLQQTMKRYESDESWKLFLWKVDDIVGVVGIQQLDNGSFQLQHLSVNPSFRDEGIGTRMLQALKDKIKGEIVPNKDTIDFYESCQHELEKES encoded by the coding sequence ATGTTAATCACGTACAAACAAAGCCATAAGAAAATAGCGATGGGGTTAATTTCTTATATGCCAAGTGAAAAGGATTTAAAAAAGCTACAACAAACAATGAAAAGATATGAGTCTGATGAATCTTGGAAGCTTTTCCTGTGGAAAGTAGATGATATCGTTGGGGTTGTTGGGATTCAACAGTTAGATAACGGTTCTTTTCAACTGCAGCACTTAAGTGTAAATCCATCATTTAGAGACGAAGGAATCGGTACGAGGATGCTTCAAGCACTGAAAGATAAAATAAAAGGTGAAATTGTACCTAACAAGGACACGATTGATTTTTATGAGTCGTGTCAGCATGAGTTAGAAAAAGAAAGCTAA
- the ribH gene encoding 6,7-dimethyl-8-ribityllumazine synthase: protein MGKVYEGNLVGSGLKVGIVVGRFNEFITSKLLGGAEDALKRHGVDEAGIDVAWVPGAFEIPFAAKKMLDTNKYDAVITLGTVIRGATPHFDFVCSEVAKGVATLALQTGKPVIFGVLTTDTIEQAIERAGTKAGNKGWDAATAAIEMANLGRSFE, encoded by the coding sequence ATGGGTAAAGTATATGAAGGTAATTTAGTTGGATCAGGCTTAAAAGTAGGGATTGTTGTTGGACGTTTTAATGAATTTATTACAAGTAAGCTTTTAGGTGGAGCAGAGGATGCTCTTAAACGCCATGGAGTAGACGAAGCAGGTATTGATGTAGCGTGGGTACCTGGTGCATTTGAAATTCCATTTGCTGCAAAGAAAATGCTTGATACAAATAAATACGATGCGGTTATTACGTTAGGAACAGTAATTAGAGGAGCTACACCACACTTTGACTTTGTTTGTAGTGAAGTTGCTAAGGGGGTAGCTACGTTAGCTCTACAAACTGGAAAGCCAGTCATCTTTGGAGTATTAACGACGGATACAATTGAACAAGCGATTGAAAGAGCTGGTACGAAAGCTGGGAATAAAGGCTGGGATGCTGCTACAGCAGCGATAGAAATGGCAAACTTAGGTCGTTCATTCGAATAA
- a CDS encoding bifunctional 3,4-dihydroxy-2-butanone-4-phosphate synthase/GTP cyclohydrolase II, giving the protein MFDPIEEAIYELIQGNVVIVCDDEDRENEGDFVSIAEKTTPEVINFMITHGRGLVCAPITEERARELELVPMVDHNTDPHGTAFTVSIDHHTSTTGISAKERSDTVQALIDMNAKPNHFKRPGHIFPLVAKNGGVLRRAGHTEAAVDLARLAGSKPAGVICEIMNADGTMARVPDLRKIADEHDLKMITIKDLIQYRHRKDTLVKREVEINLPTEFGEFRAIGFSDVIEGKESIALVKGEISQDEPTLVRVHSECLTGDVFGSYRCDCGPQLHAALTQIEEAGSGVLLYMRQEGRGIGLMNKLRAYKLQEEGYDTVEANEKLGFPPDLREYGIGAQILRDLGIRQMKLLTNNPRKITGLKGYGLEVVDRVAIQMPHNKDNEKYLRTKNTKLGHMLHL; this is encoded by the coding sequence ATGTTTGATCCAATTGAGGAAGCGATATATGAACTAATTCAGGGGAATGTTGTTATCGTTTGTGACGATGAAGACCGTGAGAATGAAGGGGACTTTGTATCAATAGCAGAAAAAACAACTCCAGAAGTGATAAACTTTATGATCACACATGGTAGAGGCCTTGTATGTGCACCAATTACTGAAGAACGAGCGCGCGAACTAGAATTAGTCCCTATGGTGGATCATAATACAGATCCGCATGGTACAGCATTTACAGTAAGCATTGATCATCATACGTCAACAACAGGGATTTCTGCGAAAGAACGCTCAGATACTGTACAAGCGCTAATTGATATGAATGCAAAGCCAAATCATTTTAAACGCCCAGGTCATATCTTCCCACTTGTTGCAAAAAACGGTGGTGTTTTAAGAAGAGCTGGACATACAGAAGCTGCAGTTGATTTAGCTCGATTAGCAGGCTCAAAGCCAGCAGGTGTTATTTGTGAAATTATGAATGCTGATGGAACAATGGCTCGAGTACCAGATTTACGAAAAATTGCTGATGAGCATGATTTGAAAATGATTACAATAAAAGACTTAATTCAATACCGTCATCGTAAAGATACTCTTGTGAAAAGAGAAGTAGAAATTAATCTCCCAACTGAATTTGGTGAATTTCGTGCGATTGGATTTTCGGATGTAATCGAAGGGAAAGAAAGTATAGCTCTTGTTAAAGGAGAAATTTCTCAAGATGAACCTACTCTTGTTCGTGTTCATTCTGAATGTTTAACAGGTGATGTATTTGGTTCTTATCGTTGTGATTGTGGGCCTCAATTACACGCCGCTTTAACACAAATTGAAGAGGCTGGTAGTGGCGTATTACTATATATGCGGCAAGAAGGTAGAGGAATCGGTTTAATGAATAAGTTGAGAGCCTATAAGCTTCAAGAGGAAGGTTACGATACAGTAGAAGCAAATGAAAAGTTAGGGTTTCCACCAGATTTACGTGAGTACGGAATTGGAGCTCAAATTTTACGTGATTTAGGAATAAGACAAATGAAGCTTTTAACAAATAATCCTAGAAAAATAACAGGGTTAAAAGGGTATGGTCTAGAGGTCGTCGATCGTGTAGCGATTCAAATGCCACATAATAAAGACAATGAAAAATATTTACGAACAAAGAATACAAAGCTAGGTCATATGCTTCATCTATAA
- the ribE gene encoding riboflavin synthase: MFTGIIEELGTIEKMSQTGDSIVMTIKGKKVLTDTNLGDSIAVNGVCLTVTSFTSSEFTVDLMPETVKNTSLRMLGRGSKVNLERAMAANGRFGGHFVSGHVDGVGEIVSKKSLDNAVYFEIKVPEELRQYFIQKGSVALDGTSLTVFGVTDNTITVSIIPHTLTETLMGEKGIGDIVNLECDVIGKYIEQFISRRFDNNANKSNITSSFLEEHGFK, translated from the coding sequence ATGTTTACAGGAATCATTGAAGAATTGGGAACAATAGAAAAAATGAGTCAAACAGGCGATTCGATTGTGATGACGATAAAAGGGAAGAAAGTGTTAACTGACACGAACTTAGGTGATAGTATAGCTGTGAACGGTGTTTGTTTAACGGTTACATCCTTTACCTCCTCAGAATTTACTGTGGATTTAATGCCTGAAACAGTAAAAAATACAAGCTTACGAATGTTAGGGAGAGGTTCAAAGGTTAATCTAGAACGAGCAATGGCAGCAAATGGTCGTTTCGGAGGACATTTTGTTTCTGGTCATGTAGATGGTGTTGGTGAGATTGTTAGCAAAAAATCGTTAGATAACGCTGTTTACTTTGAAATTAAAGTGCCGGAAGAATTACGGCAGTATTTCATTCAAAAAGGGTCTGTAGCTCTTGATGGAACAAGTTTAACAGTGTTCGGTGTAACAGACAATACAATTACTGTATCGATTATTCCACATACTTTAACGGAAACGTTAATGGGTGAAAAAGGAATAGGGGATATTGTTAATCTAGAGTGTGATGTAATTGGTAAATATATTGAGCAATTTATTTCTCGTCGTTTTGATAACAATGCAAATAAAAGTAATATTACTTCGAGTTTTCTAGAAGAGCACGGTTTTAAATAA
- the ribD gene encoding bifunctional diaminohydroxyphosphoribosylaminopyrimidine deaminase/5-amino-6-(5-phosphoribosylamino)uracil reductase RibD has product MNDKDYMKLAIQLAQSAAGQTTPNPLVGSVVVKDGQIIGMGAHLKAGEAHAEVNALEMAGEKAKGATIYVTLEPCSHFGKTPPCADLIIRKELKRVVIATVDPNPKVAGKGIERIKQAGIEVEVGLFKEEADALNKVFYHFIQTKMPYVTMKSATSLDGKTATYTGESKWITGSEAREDVHLYRHQHDGILVGIGTVLADNPSLTTRLPHGGKNPIRIILDHHLRTPLDANVVTDGEADTWIVTSSSSNTEKERELVERGVTVLRISNEKIEIRELLRLLGSRGISSLFVEGGAEINGSFVAANCINQIITYVAPKFIGGRLAPTSVAGAGFSTMDEVVDLEIKSIERIGKDIKIISEMITKS; this is encoded by the coding sequence ATGAATGACAAAGATTATATGAAGCTTGCAATACAATTGGCTCAAAGTGCAGCAGGACAAACAACGCCTAATCCTTTGGTTGGTTCAGTCGTTGTTAAGGATGGACAAATTATTGGTATGGGAGCACACCTAAAAGCAGGTGAAGCTCATGCTGAAGTTAATGCATTAGAGATGGCAGGGGAAAAGGCAAAAGGGGCTACAATATATGTTACGTTAGAACCTTGTAGCCATTTTGGAAAAACGCCGCCGTGTGCAGATTTAATTATTAGAAAAGAACTAAAGCGAGTTGTTATTGCAACAGTTGATCCTAATCCGAAAGTTGCGGGAAAAGGAATTGAGCGAATTAAACAAGCAGGTATAGAGGTAGAAGTTGGATTATTCAAAGAAGAGGCAGATGCATTAAATAAAGTTTTTTACCATTTTATTCAAACAAAAATGCCTTATGTAACGATGAAATCTGCTACAAGTCTAGATGGTAAAACGGCAACATATACAGGAGAGAGTAAATGGATTACAGGTAGTGAGGCAAGAGAAGATGTCCATTTATACCGACATCAACATGACGGCATTCTTGTAGGAATTGGGACAGTACTAGCTGATAATCCGTCATTAACTACAAGGCTCCCACATGGTGGGAAAAATCCAATTCGAATTATTCTCGACCATCATCTTAGAACACCTCTTGATGCAAATGTTGTTACTGATGGAGAAGCAGATACATGGATTGTAACATCCTCTTCTAGTAATACTGAAAAGGAACGAGAGTTAGTTGAACGTGGTGTAACAGTACTTAGGATCTCAAATGAAAAAATAGAAATACGAGAGCTACTCCGACTTTTAGGTTCACGTGGCATTTCTTCTTTATTTGTAGAAGGTGGTGCGGAAATAAACGGTAGCTTTGTAGCTGCAAATTGTATTAATCAAATCATTACGTATGTTGCTCCAAAGTTTATTGGTGGTAGATTAGCTCCTACATCGGTAGCTGGAGCTGGTTTTTCGACAATGGATGAAGTTGTCGACCTAGAAATAAAGTCAATTGAAAGAATCGGAAAAGATATAAAAATAATTTCGGAAATGATCACTAAGTCGTAA
- a CDS encoding diguanylate cyclase: MSEFIAERLRIKVAETPSPSGKPITISLGVSSFQSDDIHPKTIIERADSALYQSKADGRNRTTVFNKNRD, translated from the coding sequence TTGTCTGAATTTATTGCTGAACGTCTACGAATTAAAGTTGCAGAAACACCAAGTCCATCAGGAAAACCAATTACAATTTCATTAGGTGTTTCTAGTTTTCAGTCAGATGATATCCACCCAAAAACGATAATAGAAAGAGCTGATTCTGCCCTTTATCAGTCTAAAGCTGATGGCAGAAATAGAACAACAGTTTTCAACAAAAATAGAGATTGA
- a CDS encoding peptidylprolyl isomerase — MKKGSIAFENGEKITFELYPEEAPGTVENFETLANKGYYNGLTFHRVIPHFVAQGGCPTGNGTGGPGYTIKCETEGNPHKHEAGSLSMAHAGKDTGGSQFFIVHEPQPHLDGVHTVFGKVTEGMDTVLRIQQGDVMSEVKVWEE; from the coding sequence ATGAAAAAAGGTAGTATTGCATTTGAAAATGGAGAAAAAATCACGTTTGAACTATACCCAGAGGAAGCGCCTGGAACAGTTGAAAACTTTGAAACATTAGCTAATAAAGGTTATTATAATGGTTTAACTTTCCATCGTGTAATTCCACACTTTGTTGCTCAAGGTGGTTGTCCAACAGGTAATGGTACTGGTGGTCCTGGTTACACAATTAAATGTGAAACAGAAGGAAACCCTCATAAGCATGAGGCTGGTTCTCTTTCAATGGCACATGCAGGTAAAGATACTGGTGGAAGCCAGTTCTTCATCGTTCATGAGCCACAACCACATTTAGATGGTGTTCATACAGTTTTTGGTAAAGTAACAGAAGGTATGGATACAGTATTACGCATCCAACAAGGAGACGTAATGAGTGAAGTCAAGGTTTGGGAAGAGTAA
- a CDS encoding LysM peptidoglycan-binding domain-containing protein encodes MKKLLLLLLIVLFIPTKAFASNVADRIVETGKQYIGTPYQYGAPLGNTSSFDCSSFSAYIFGQHGITLPRVSQDQARVGTAVSKGDLRKGDLIFYDTNFDGRINHLGVYMNSNEMIHASSSQGVHITRPFSPYWEARFVSATRVISNENSSNSGTTYTVKAGDTLFLIARSHQITVEQLKQWNQLNSDTIFVGQQLTIVGPNQISQSPNTKMNVHTVAPGDSLWTISRTYGVSIDQIIVWNSLTSTVVHPGQSLFIQKPTTVTTEKLHVVQAGESLWLIATKYNMSIIEVMTINNLTTSTIFPGQSLKLQ; translated from the coding sequence ATGAAAAAACTACTTTTGCTTCTACTTATTGTACTTTTCATTCCTACGAAAGCGTTTGCATCAAATGTAGCAGACCGAATTGTAGAAACAGGAAAGCAATACATAGGAACACCATATCAATATGGAGCACCACTCGGGAATACGTCAAGCTTTGATTGCTCTTCGTTTTCAGCCTATATTTTTGGCCAACATGGGATTACTTTACCAAGGGTTAGTCAAGATCAAGCGCGAGTTGGAACGGCAGTAAGCAAAGGGGACTTACGAAAAGGAGATCTTATTTTTTATGACACAAACTTTGATGGAAGAATTAATCATTTAGGAGTCTATATGAATAGCAACGAAATGATTCATGCTTCTTCAAGTCAAGGGGTACATATTACTCGTCCATTTTCACCTTATTGGGAAGCACGATTTGTTTCGGCAACTCGTGTAATATCTAATGAAAATTCTTCAAACTCAGGAACTACTTATACGGTAAAAGCAGGGGATACACTATTCCTCATTGCTAGAAGTCATCAAATAACAGTTGAACAGCTAAAGCAATGGAACCAGTTGAATTCAGATACAATTTTTGTAGGACAACAATTAACTATTGTTGGGCCGAATCAAATTAGCCAGAGTCCAAACACGAAAATGAACGTTCATACAGTTGCACCAGGTGACAGCCTTTGGACGATAAGTCGTACATATGGTGTAAGTATCGACCAAATCATTGTCTGGAATTCATTAACTAGTACTGTAGTTCATCCAGGTCAATCATTATTTATTCAAAAGCCAACAACTGTGACAACTGAAAAACTTCATGTTGTTCAAGCTGGTGAATCATTATGGCTCATAGCAACAAAGTATAATATGTCTATTATTGAAGTAATGACGATTAATAATTTAACAACATCAACGATCTTTCCAGGACAAAGTTTAAAGCTCCAATAG
- the lysA gene encoding diaminopimelate decarboxylase — protein MFLHGTSKINELGHLEIGSVDTVKLANEFGTPLFVYDVELIRERAHQFQEAFKKQGVIAQVAYASKAFSCIAMIELVDDLGLSLDVVSGGELYTAVAAKFPMERIHFHGNNKSKEEIDFAVEAGIGCFVVDNFYELDLLEQASERHQKKISVLLRTTPGVEAHTHDYISTGQEDSKFGFDLLSGQVDKAIKRIQDKEQFELLGLHCHIGSQIFETTGFVMAVEKIFTHVKKWKEELNYIPKVLNLGGGFGIRYIEGDKPLPVSDYVNATIDAVKEQSNQLGIDVPEIWIEPGRSLVGDAGTTLYTVGSEKEIPEVRHYLSVDGGMSDNLRPALYQAEYEGILANRALDEADSKFSIAGKCCESGDMLIWDLPLPKAKHEDILAVFCTGAYGYSMANNYNRIPRPAVVFVENGTAKLAIQRESYEDLLRLDKSIR, from the coding sequence ATGTTTTTACATGGTACTAGTAAAATAAATGAACTTGGGCATTTAGAAATAGGTTCAGTTGATACAGTGAAGTTAGCAAATGAATTTGGTACGCCTTTATTTGTGTATGATGTGGAATTAATTCGAGAAAGAGCACATCAATTTCAAGAGGCTTTTAAAAAGCAAGGAGTAATAGCTCAAGTTGCATACGCAAGCAAAGCGTTCAGCTGCATTGCTATGATAGAGTTAGTTGATGACCTTGGACTAAGCTTAGATGTTGTTTCTGGAGGAGAGTTATATACAGCTGTTGCGGCTAAGTTTCCAATGGAGAGAATTCACTTTCATGGAAACAATAAGAGCAAGGAAGAAATTGATTTTGCTGTTGAAGCGGGAATTGGTTGCTTCGTCGTTGATAACTTCTACGAATTAGACTTACTCGAGCAAGCAAGTGAACGTCATCAAAAGAAAATTTCAGTATTACTTCGAACGACACCTGGTGTAGAAGCGCATACTCACGATTATATTTCGACTGGTCAAGAAGACTCTAAGTTCGGTTTTGATTTATTAAGTGGTCAGGTTGATAAAGCGATTAAACGAATTCAAGACAAAGAGCAGTTTGAGTTACTAGGTCTTCACTGTCATATTGGTTCTCAAATTTTTGAAACAACAGGATTTGTGATGGCTGTCGAAAAAATCTTTACTCACGTGAAGAAATGGAAAGAAGAATTAAATTATATCCCTAAAGTATTAAATTTAGGTGGTGGATTCGGTATTCGTTATATCGAAGGAGATAAGCCACTTCCTGTTTCAGACTATGTGAATGCCACAATTGATGCTGTGAAAGAACAATCTAATCAATTAGGTATAGATGTACCTGAAATCTGGATTGAGCCAGGAAGATCATTAGTGGGAGATGCAGGGACGACTCTTTATACAGTAGGTTCTGAAAAAGAAATTCCAGAGGTTCGTCATTATCTATCAGTTGATGGTGGTATGAGTGATAACCTTCGACCTGCATTATATCAAGCGGAGTATGAGGGGATTCTTGCAAATCGTGCATTAGATGAAGCTGATAGCAAGTTCTCCATTGCGGGTAAATGCTGTGAAAGTGGAGATATGCTTATTTGGGATCTTCCACTTCCTAAAGCAAAACATGAAGATATTTTGGCTGTCTTCTGTACGGGAGCATATGGATATTCGATGGCAAATAACTACAACCGTATCCCGAGACCGGCTGTTGTCTTTGTGGAAAACGGAACAGCGAAGCTCGCAATTCAACGTGAGTCATATGAAGATTTACTTCGTCTAGACAAGTCAATTCGCTAA